The Myotis daubentonii chromosome 19, mMyoDau2.1, whole genome shotgun sequence genome window below encodes:
- the ANKRD13A gene encoding ankyrin repeat domain-containing protein 13A isoform X1, with product MVYTVLQHRDYHNTSMALEGVPELLQKILETPDFYVQMKWEFTSWVPLVSRICPNDVCRIWKSGAKLRVDITLLGFENMSWIRGRRSFIFKGEDTWAELMEVNHDDKVVTTEHFDLSQEMERLSLDLMKPTGREVERRLTSPVINTSLDTKNIAFERTKSGFWGWRTDKAEVVNGYEAKVYTVNNVSVITKIRTEHLTEEEKKRYKADRNPLESLLGTVEHQFGAQGDLTTECATANNPTAITPDEYFSEEFDLRDRDIGRPKEMTIRTQKFKAMLWMCEDFPLSLVEQVIPIIDLMARTSAHFARLRDFIKLEFPPGFPVKIASPVTNFEVDQSVFEVPESYHVQDNGKNMHLQDEDYEIMQFAIQQSLLESSRSQDLSGPASNGGISQTHVYDVQYERAIQESLLTGSGLYSGASSETSRFDSDLQLAMELSAKELEEAELRLREEEAELQQALQLSLTEK from the exons ACTCCAGATTTCTATGTGCAGATGAAATGGGAATTCACCAGCTGGG TGCCCTTGGTTTCCAGAATATGCCCAAACGATGTCTGTCGCATTTGGAAAAGTGGTGCCAAACTGCGTGTTGATATCACATTGCTGGGATTTGAGAACATGAGCTGGATAAGAGGGAGGCGTAGTTTCATATTTAAGGGAGAAG ACACCTGGGCGGAGTTGATGGAAGTCAACCATGATGACAAAGTGGTCACCACTGAACACTTCGATCTTTCCCAGGAAATGGAGCGCCTCAGTCTGGACTTGATGAAGCCAACAGGCAGGGAGGTTGAAAGGCGGCTCACGAGCCCAGTCATTAACACCAGCCTCGATACTAAAAATATTGCTTTTGAAAG AACTAAATCCGGATTCTGGGGCTGGAGGACAGATAAAGCAGAAGTTGTTAATGGTTACGAAGCAAAG GTTTACACAGTAAATAATGTGAGTGTGATAACCAAAATACGGACAGAACATCTGAccgaggaagagaaaaagagatataAAG CGGACAGGAACCCACTGGAATCCTTGTTGGGAACTGTGGAACACCAGTTCGGTGCTCAAGGG GACCTCACCACAGAATGTGCCACTGCAAACAACCCGACAGCCATCACACCTGACGAGTACTTCAGTGAAGAGTTTGATCTGAGAGACAGGGACATCGGAAGGCCGAAAGAGATGACGATCAGAACACAAAA GTTCAAAGCCATGCTGTGGATGTGTGAGgactttcctctctcccttgtgGAGCAGGTCATTCCCATCATTGACCTCATGGCCAGAACAAGCGCTCATTTCGCAAGACTGAGAGATTTCATCAAATTGGAATTCCCACCTGGATTTCCTGTCAAAATAG CTTCCCCGGTCACGAACTTCGAGGTTGATCAGTCTGTGTTTGAAGTTCCTGAATCTTACCATGTTCAGGACAATGGCAAAAACATGCACCTGCAGGACGAAGACTACGAGATCATGCAGTTTGCCATCCAGCAGAGCTTACTGGAATCGAGCCGGAGTCAG gaCCTTTCAGGACCAGCTTCGAATGGAGGGATCAGCCAGACACATGTCTACGATGTCCAGTATGAGAG GGCCATCCAAGAGAGCCTCCTCACCGGCTCAGGTCTGTACTCCGGTGCCTCGAGTGAGACAAGCCGTTTTGATAGCGATTTGCAGCTGGCCATGGAGCTCTCTGCCAAAGAGCTGGAGGAGGCGGAGCTCCGGCtgcgggaggaggaggcggagcttCAGCAGGCCTTGCAGCTGTCTCTCACTGAGAAATAG